One Senegalimassilia faecalis genomic window, GCCGCGCCGCGGAGCGCGCAAAAAAGGGGCCCTCGGGCCCCTTTTTTGCGCTTCGGCAAGGGAACCGCCCTCAATGAGCCAGAGGGATGCCGTCAAGGGGTCTTTCGGCTCGCTTTGCGGCGCCGATAGGCTCGGCTTTTGCATTCTTCCGACACTCGGACGATACCCACGATACCCGCTCTTCCTTCCACAATGAAACCACAGGCGCAGACCGCAAAACAAGATACGGATGTGCAGGAGCTTTCTAGAAGGAGACAGAAATGATCAAGGCGCAACTGAATCGCATCGCACTTCGTGCCGCCGACGCGGACAAGGCCGTTGAAGACCTCGGCAAGCTGCTTGGCGTTACGTTCTACGGACCCTATGACGATGAGCATATGGGCCTGCGCGTCGCGCTCCCGAAATCCGGCGGCATCGAAGTGATGGCCCCCATGCATGACCACGACGCCATCGGCGCGTATCAGAAGCTGCAGGAAGTCGGCGAGGGTGTCAGCGGAATCGCCGTGCGCGTAGAGAACTTCGACGAGGCCAAGGAGCACTTCGCCTCCATGGGCCTGAAGCCCGCCGTCGAGTTCAACCACGGCAAGTTCCGCGAGATGATCTTCCCGCCGCAGCCCGCTACCCACGGCCTTGAAATCGCCGTCAACGAGTTCCCGGACGCAAACGGCGGCGCCATCCAGGTTGCTTTGGACATGGGCGCCGACTGGACCGACGTGTGCGACTGGAGCAAATAGCAAGCGAAAGTAGGACGAACATGACATGTGTTGCAGTTTTTAAGTGGGCCATGAACCCCAAGGACGAGCGCCTTGGGGTCGACGGCTCCATCAAGTGGGCGGCCAACCGTCCCGAAGTGGGCGACGATGACCACGCGGCCATCCAGGTCGCCCAGGACGCGAACCCCGGCGAGCCCGCCGTCGGCGTCACGATGGCAAGCGGCGAGATGGCGTTCGGCGCCGCTCGCGGCATCGAGAACACCATCGCCATCGAGGGGCTCGACGCCCTCGCCCAGCCGACCGAGATCGCGGCGGCGCTGGCCTCCGCGATCAAGGGCATCGAGGGCGTGACGGCCGTCGCCATCGGCGACTGCGCGTGGCAGCCCATGGTCCCGAGCCTTCTGGCAGCGAACCTTGGCTGGCCGTGCATCCTTGCCGTCGACGCGGTGAGGCCCGAAGGCGACGGGCTGGTCGTGACGCGCCGCTTCGGCTCGGGCACCCAGGACATCGCCGTGTCCGGCCCCGTGGTCATGGCGGTGGCGGCACGCCGCGAGGAGGAGAACAAGCCCGGCATGCGCGCGATTCTCACGGCCCGCAAGAAGCCCGTTGAAAAAGTGAATGCCCAGGCTGACAACGCCTCCGTGTTCGAGGTCTCCGGCGTGCACGAGCCTGAAGCGCGCGCTTCGAAGATCTTCGACGGGTCAGATCCAGAGGCGGCGGTCGCCCAGTTGGTTTCCGCGCTTCAGTCCGAGGGGGTGCTGTAGATGAGCAAGGTTTGGATTCTCGTAGCCGACGACATGAGCGCGGCAAGCGTTGCGGGCATTGCGGAGAAGTCCGGCTGTTCCGTGGACGCGCTGGTTTTCGGAGATGCGAGCCGCGCAGAGGCGGTGGCCGGGCTCGGCGTCGGGTCCGTCTCCCTGTATGAGACCGAAGAGACCCTGGCCGAGTCGATGGCCTCGGCTATCGCGCAGCGCGCCGTCAAGGAGCTTCCCGCCGCGGTCGTCCTCTCCGACAACGCGACGGCTCGAGCCATCGCGGGCGCTGTGGCCGTGGAGCTCAACGCTGCCGTTGCCACCAACGTGACCTCCGTGAAGGTGGAGGCCGGCAAGACCGTCGTCGAGCAGCTGGCCGCGGAAGGCGAGGCTGTGC contains:
- the ddrc gene encoding dihydrodaizein racemase (ifcA), whose amino-acid sequence is MKAQLNRIALRAADADKAVEDLGKLLGVTFYGPYDDEHMGLRVALPKSGGIEVMAPMHDHDAIGAYQKLQEVGEGVSGIAVRVENFDEAKEHFASMGLKPAVEFNHGKFREMIFPPQPATHGLEIAVNEFPDANGGAIQVALDMGADWTDVCDWSK
- a CDS encoding electron transfer flavoprotein subunit beta/FixA family protein, with the translated sequence MTCVAVFKWAMNPKDERLGVDGSIKWAANRPEVGDDDHAAIQVAQDANPGEPAVGVTMASGEMAFGAARGIENTIAIEGLDALAQPTEIAAALASAIKGIEGVTAVAIGDCAWQPMVPSLLAANLGWPCILAVDAVRPEGDGLVVTRRFGSGTQDIAVSGPVVMAVAARREEENKPGMRAILTARKKPVEKVNAQADNASVFEVSGVHEPEARASKIFDGSDPEAAVAQLVSALQSEGVL